Genomic DNA from Candidatus Binatia bacterium:
CCATCAGTTCTGCAATCAGCTCGCGACCCTCGATGACGTGTGCGTCCGCGTCGACAACCCGCATCTTAAGCTCCTTGTTTTCCTGGTGAACAGTTGTTTGCCTGAACTGCGGATTTGAATCAAGCTGCGGTCCACGCCGCGCAGGAAGGGCCACATGCAGAGTCGCGGCCGATGCTGTGGATTTGCTAGCGTGGATCCAGTGAACCTTAAGATGGCACAAGTAGTGCGGGGACTCCTTGTTCTATGGTGTGGATTTCTGATCAGCGCGAGCGGTTGTCGGAGTGCACCACCCAGCCTTCCGGTGGGGAATATGACCAACGAACCGCAAGCTGTATTCCAGGCGGCCCGCTTTCATGTGTTGTTCCTCAACGGCGGTGGAACAAAGGAGCAAAATTACCAGTCGCATTTGTTACATCTCACGCACATGGCGGCATTGTTGCGTGCTGCTGGAGTGCCGGTTGAGAATTTTACGATTCTCAGCGGGGATGGTGAGGACGCCGCAGCCGATCTCGCGGTTCGCCCCCGCAGTCGGCTGGGGAAGAGATTTTGGCTTGTGGAGCATAGCCCTGGTGCGGCTTGGCTTCGCCCGCCGCTGAAGTTCGAGAACAGTACGCTGGCCCCCTTTCCTTTGCTGCCGGCAACGCGAGGGGTGTTGGCGAGCTGGTTTGCGCAAGCGAAGTCGCGCTTGAAACCGGGAGACACGCTTTTTTTGTTCGTCACGGACCATGGCACGAAGAACGAGGAGAACCCAGACAACAATTTCATTGTTTTGTGGGGGAAGGATGCACGCCTCTCTGTGGAGGATCTCCAGGCCCTCATCGCCCAGCTCGATCCTGAGGTTCGGGTCGTCATGGTGATGTCTCAGTGCTTCTCGGGTTCTTTTGCGCGATTAATGCTCACCAACGGAAACGAGCCCGCGGGCAACGTGTGCGGATATTTTTCCTCTACCAAAGAGCGCCCTGCCTACGGCTGCTACCCGGAGAACATGGGGCGCAATAACATAGGCCACGCGTTTCAGTTGATGCATGCGTGGTCGCGGGTTGGCAACCTCATCGAGGCTCATGAGATCGCTCTCGTGAGCGACGACACACCGGATGTGCCGCTGCGAACTTCGGAGTTGTACCTCGAATCGATTTTGCGGAAACGCGCAGCCGCGAAGGGAGTGGCTGTTGATTCCCTCGTGGACGAGCTCCTCGCTCAAGCCTGGCGCGATAAGGCCAAGTGGGAATCGAAACTGCGGCTTCTCGACCGGATCGGGCAGGCGTACGGGATGTTTTCGCCACGGTCTTTGGCAGAGCTTTCGGAGCGCACCGCCGCTCTGCCCGACTTAGCGGAGCAGTTGCAGAACGTGAGCCGCGCATGGCGTGGGGCTTGGCAAGATGCCAGTACCGCGAATTGGGAACGCTTTTTGGAACACCAGGGAGAATGGAGGACGCGCCTCGCTGCAATGGATCCGGCAAAACTCTCGGTCACTGACCG
This window encodes:
- a CDS encoding PDZ domain-containing protein — its product is MTNEPQAVFQAARFHVLFLNGGGTKEQNYQSHLLHLTHMAALLRAAGVPVENFTILSGDGEDAAADLAVRPRSRLGKRFWLVEHSPGAAWLRPPLKFENSTLAPFPLLPATRGVLASWFAQAKSRLKPGDTLFLFVTDHGTKNEENPDNNFIVLWGKDARLSVEDLQALIAQLDPEVRVVMVMSQCFSGSFARLMLTNGNEPAGNVCGYFSSTKERPAYGCYPENMGRNNIGHAFQLMHAWSRVGNLIEAHEIALVSDDTPDVPLRTSELYLESILRKRAAAKGVAVDSLVDELLAQAWRDKAKWESKLRLLDRIGQAYGMFSPRSLAELSERTAALPDLAEQLQNVSRAWRGAWQDASTANWERFLEHQGEWRTRLAAMDPAKLSVTDREALARELLPALEAFTRERSDVWTRLSRLRANSRDAQAASYRMEVRQGVLLRMRSVLVQVAGLHYLDTEGSPGEQRAYGALVACEEVVLPKGNLPQPGVRVAAQFPQFMEDARRARASLPAWMGIQFRAPNEEMIRRKGLPAGAAAVITVYPNSPAETAGLQQGDIVLGPPGQPFTERGQVRSWIMLSKPGETLELEILRGNERKTIQLVAGTYPLRWPTLPGPPQVGSVAPPLEVETYRGQVPRQLSGGQAHVLFFWATWCAACKASLAELTEFAAARGIRVVAITDEPRAQLDRFFQTYRGPFPEDVAIDEYRKAFVAYGVSGTPTFVLVSGDGRVSAVRVGYDAKRGLGLE